TTACGTGCTGCCTTCGTTGACGCTGGGCGCGGGTGTGGCGGCAGTGATGGCACGGTTTACCCGCTCGTCCTTCATCGACATCCTGAAAGAAGACTATGTGCGCACCGCCCGCGCCAAGGGCTTGGGCGAGTTTGTGGTGGTGGTCAAGCACGGCCTGCGCAATGCGCTGATCCCGGTGGTCACCATGATGGGCCTGCAGTTTGGCTTCTTGCTGGGCGGCTCCATCGTGGTGGAGAAGGTATTCAACTGGCCGGGCATGGGCCGTTTGCTGGTGGACGCGGTGGAGATGCGCGACTTTCCGGTGATCCAGGCCGAGGTGCTGTTGTTTTCGCTGGAATTCATCCTGATCAACCTGGTGGTCGACGTGCTGTACGCCGTCATCAATCCAGCTATTCGCTATAAATAAAAGAGCTTGTTATGCCCGTTCCATCAGCGCTAGAGCCTCATTTGACCAAGGAACGCGTGCGCACACCCTGGAGCGAGTTCTGGCGCAAGTTCAAGGGCCAGTACGTGGCCCTGGTGGCCGGGTTGTTTGTGCTGCTGCTGGTCGTGGTGGCGGTGGCGGCCCCGTGGCTGGTGCCCTTCGATGCCGAGAACTTCTTTGACTACGACGCGCTCAACGCGGCGCCTTCGGCCGCACACTGGTTTGGCGTGGACGCCCTGGGCCGCGACATCTTCAGCCGCATCCTGATGGGTGCACGCATTTCGCTGGCGGCGGGTTTCATTTCGGTGGCGGTGGGGGCAGTGATCGGCACCGTGCTGGGCCTGCTGGCGGGCTACTACGAGGGCTGGTGGGACCGCATCGTGATGCGCATCTCCGACGTGTTGTTTGCCTTTCCGGGCATCTTGCTGGCCATCGGCATCGTGGCCATTTTGGGCAACGGCATGGTCAATGTGATCATGGCGGTGGCGGTGTTCAGCGTGCCGGCGTTTGCCCGGTTGGTGCGCGGCAACACCCTGGTGGTGAAGAACCTGACCTACATCGAAGCCGTGCGCTCGATTGGCGCGTCCGACTGGACCATCCTCTCCCGGCACATCTTTCCGGCCACCATTTCGTCGGTGGTGGTGTACTTCACCATGCGCATCGGCACCTCCATCATCACTGCCGCCAGCCTGTCCTTTTTGGGCCTGGGCGCGCAGCCGCCCACACCGGAGTGGGGGGCCATGCTGAACGAAGCCCGCGCCGACATGATGAGTGCACCGCACATCGCGCTGTTCCCCAGCCTGGCGATCTTCTTCACCGTGCTGGCCTTCAACCTGCTGGGCGATGGCCTGCGCGACGCGCTCGACCCCAAGCTGGACAATTGATCAAGTGTTTTTTTGGCCCCTCGCGCTTATTCCATAAGCGTGAGTAGCTGCTATTTATATAGCATCTAAATCGTGGAGGCCTGGATGCTGTCGATGACCTTTTGCAGGTCGGCGACGGCCCGGCTGCGGTTTTCGCCGCTGAGCTTGTCCAGATCGACCGACAGGCGCAGGCCAGGGTAGCGCTGGTTCAGGTTGTCGGGCGGCGCGTCGGGGGCGTGGATGTCGCGCAGCACAAAGCAGCGGATCTCGCGCGACACGCCCTTGGCGGCCAGCGGTTCGCGCTCGTGCGCGTCAAATTCGTCTTTCACCAGGGCGTAGGTTTCGTACGACATGATGATGCCGTCGGCTTCGCCGTTCTGCTCCAGCCGGGCGGCCAGGTTCACCTCGCTGCCGATCACGGTGTAATCCATGCGCTGGTCGCTGCCGAAGTTGCCCACGTGGCAAAAGCCGGTGTTGATGCCGATGCGGATCTGGAACGGCTGGCGGTCGCCCTTGTCGCGCCAGATCTCGCGCAACTGGTGCATGCGCCGCTGCATCGCCACGGCCATGCGCACGCACTGCAAGGCATCTTCCTGCACGCCGCGGGTTTCGGGGTCGCCAAAGAAGATCAGGATGGCATCGCCGACAAATTTGTCGATGGTGGCGCCAAACTCCAGCGCAATCTTCGACATCTCCGAGAAGTAGCTGTTCAAAAAGTAGGTCAGGTCTTCGGGCTGCATGCCCTCGGAGGTGCGGGTGAAGTCCTTGATGTCCGAGAAAAAGATCGTCAGCTTCTTGCGTACCGCCTGGATCGACACGTCCTGGTCGCCCTCGAAAATCGACTTGTAGACCTGGGGCGAGAGGTAGCGCGAGAGCTTGTTGGACAGCGAATGCAGCATCGCCGTGCGCACATTCAGGGCAATGTGGTTGTGCACCCGGGCCAGCAGGATGGGTGGGCAAATGGGTTTGGTGATGTAGTCCACTGCGCCCAGCTCGAAGCCTTTTTCTTCGGCCTCGTCGTCGGACTTGGCGGTGAGAAAGATCACCGGAATGTCGCGCGTGGCCGGGTTGGCCTTGAGG
This sequence is a window from Rhodoferax sp. WC2427. Protein-coding genes within it:
- the gsiD gene encoding glutathione ABC transporter permease GsiD codes for the protein MTKERVRTPWSEFWRKFKGQYVALVAGLFVLLLVVVAVAAPWLVPFDAENFFDYDALNAAPSAAHWFGVDALGRDIFSRILMGARISLAAGFISVAVGAVIGTVLGLLAGYYEGWWDRIVMRISDVLFAFPGILLAIGIVAILGNGMVNVIMAVAVFSVPAFARLVRGNTLVVKNLTYIEAVRSIGASDWTILSRHIFPATISSVVVYFTMRIGTSIITAASLSFLGLGAQPPTPEWGAMLNEARADMMSAPHIALFPSLAIFFTVLAFNLLGDGLRDALDPKLDN
- a CDS encoding adenylate/guanylate cyclase domain-containing protein, whose translation is MKMLGFAEKPTVLVVDDTADNLTLMAALLKDTYRVKVVNHGEKGLAVAASSTPPDLILLDIMMPQIDGYEVCRRLKANPATRDIPVIFLTAKSDDEAEEKGFELGAVDYITKPICPPILLARVHNHIALNVRTAMLHSLSNKLSRYLSPQVYKSIFEGDQDVSIQAVRKKLTIFFSDIKDFTRTSEGMQPEDLTYFLNSYFSEMSKIALEFGATIDKFVGDAILIFFGDPETRGVQEDALQCVRMAVAMQRRMHQLREIWRDKGDRQPFQIRIGINTGFCHVGNFGSDQRMDYTVIGSEVNLAARLEQNGEADGIIMSYETYALVKDEFDAHEREPLAAKGVSREIRCFVLRDIHAPDAPPDNLNQRYPGLRLSVDLDKLSGENRSRAVADLQKVIDSIQASTI